The proteins below come from a single Cervus elaphus chromosome 4, mCerEla1.1, whole genome shotgun sequence genomic window:
- the LOC122691451 gene encoding protein SET-like yields the protein MRSSDHFRANVFAEFQSSSQFSLDEALHYLTRVEVTEFEDIKSGYRIDFYFDENPYFENKILSKEFHLNESGDPSSKSTEIKWKSGKDLTKRSSQTQNKASRKRQHEEPESFFTWFTDHSDAGADELGEVIKDDIWPNSLLYYLLPDMDDEEGEGERDDDDDEEEEGLEDIDEEGDEDEGEEDEDDDGGEEGEEDEGEDD from the exons ATGCGTAGCTCCGACCATTTCAGAGCAAACGTCTTCGCAGAATTCCAGTCATCGTCGCAGTTCAGCTTGGACG agGCGCTGCATTATTTGACAAGAGTTGAAGTGACAGAATTTGAAGACATTAAATCAGGTTAcagaatagatttttattttgatgaaaaccCTTACTTCgaaaataaaattctctccaAAGAATTTCATCTGAATGAGAGTGGTGACCCATCTTCAAAGTCCACTGAAATCAAATGGAAATCTGGAAAGGATTTGACGAAACGATCAAGTCAAACACAGAATAAAGCCAGCAGGAAGAGACAGCATGAGGAACCAGAAAGCTTCTTCACCTGGTTTACTGATCATTCTGATGCAGGTGCAGATGAATTAGGAGAGGTCATCAAAGATGATATTTGGCCAAATTCGTTACTGTACTACTTGCTTCCTGACATGGATgatgaggaaggggaaggagaaagggatgacgacgatgatgaagaggaggaaggattGGAAGATATTGATGAAGAAGGGGATGAGGATGAAGGTGaagaagatgaagatgatgatgggggggaggaaggagaggaagatgaaGGAGAAGATGACTAA